The Tripterygium wilfordii isolate XIE 37 chromosome 5, ASM1340144v1, whole genome shotgun sequence genome window below encodes:
- the LOC119998982 gene encoding phytosulfokines-like — translation MAVKVATFFILSLLLCCSTLSAIAARPEPAFADGSLAKTQSGVVEGHAEDSCEGIGEDECLMRRTLAAHIDYIYTQDQSHKP, via the exons ATGGCCGTTAAGGTTGCCACCTTTTTCATACTATCTCTCCTCCTCTGCTGCTCCACCCTGTCCGCCATCGCTGCTCGCCCTGAGCCGGCCTTTGCTGATGGTTCTTTAGCAAAAACCCAATCTGGG GTTGTTGAAGGGCATGCAGAAGACAGCTGCGAAGGAATTGGAGAGGATGAGTGCTTGATGAGAAGAACTCTTGCTGCCCACATCGATTATATCTACACACAGGACCAGAGCCACAAACCCTGA